GAAATATGGCAACATCATTATTTCGCGAGGGAAGAATCGAAACTACACTACCTAAGGCTAAGGAATTAAGATCTTATGCTGAGAAACTTATTACTACTGCGAAGACTAATGATTTAGCTTCAAGACGTAAAGTAATGAGCAAAATCAAAGATAAAGAAGTAGTTACTAAGTTATTTGATGAAATTGCACCTCAGTATTCAGAAAGACCTGGTGGTTATACAAGAATTTTGAAAATGTATCCCCGTAGAGGAGATGCAGCAAAGCAAGCGATTATTGAACTAGTAGAATAATACTGAATGTAGGTGTTAATATGAGCCTGATAGAAATTAATGGGGTAGATTTTCTTTATAAAAATGACAACAGTGCTAGACCGGCTCTGCAAAATATTGATCTGCAGATAGAAGCCGGTGATTTTGCTGTTATAATTGGTTCAAATGGTTCAGGTAAATCTACCCTGGCAAAATTATTAAATGTACTCTTAACTCCTTCCACAGGAGAAATCTTTGTGGATGGTTTAAATACTAATAATCCTGATAACACTTGGAAGATTAGACAGAAGGTTGGTATGGTTTTTCAAAATCCAGACAATCAACTAGTTGCTTCTATGGTAGAGGATGATGTAGCATTTGGACCAGAAAATCTTGGCATTCCCAGTCCGGAAATTCGTAAAAGAGTTGATCGGTCATTAGAAATGGTTGGAATGTCTGGTTTTCAAAAGTTTGCACCACATAAACTATCTGGTGGTCAAAAACAGAGAGTTGCTATTGCCGGGGTTATTGCCATGGAGCCAGACTGCATAGTTTTAGATGAGCCAACTGCAATGCTTGATCCACAAGGAAGAAAAGAGGTTATGGAAACAGTACAGTACTTAAATAAAGAAAAGGGAATTACTATTGTCCATATAACTCATTTCATGGAAGAAGCTGTAGATGCAGATAAAGTTATTGTTATGAACCAAGGTGAAATCATTCATAAAGGGAGTCCCAAAACCATTTTTAGATTAGTTGATCAGTTAAAGGATATAAACTTAGATATACCTGTTGCAGTTGAAGTTGCTGAATATCTGCGTCAGGAAAAGATTAATATTCCTGATATTTTGAGCATAGATGAGTTGGTGGAAGCGTTATGTTAATTGAATTAGAAAATGTAAGCCATATCTATCAGGATGAAAATAATGTTAAAGCATTAAAAAATATTAATTTAGAGATTAGCAAAGGCGAATTTATTGGAATTGTAGGACATACCGGTTCTGGAAAATCTACTTTGGTTCAGCTTTTCAATGGTTTAATTATTCCCAGTTCAGGGACTGTAAAGGTCAATGGGAAAAATATTACTAATCAAAAAAGTAACTTAAAAGAAACCAGACGCCATGTTGGTTTAGTCTTTCAATATCCGGAACATCAATTATTTGAAGAAAGTGTTTATCAGGATATTGCCTTTGGTCCAAAAAATATTGGTCTAAAAAAAGATGAGATTGAAGATAGAGTAAAAGAGGTTATGGGATTAGTTGGACTTGATTATAATCAATTTAAAGATCGTTCGCCCTTTAATTTAAGTGGAGGTCAACAGAGAAAAGTTGCTATTGCGGGAGTTTTAGCTTTAAAACCCGATGTTTTAGTACTTGATGAACCAAGTGCTGGGCTTGACCCACAGGGAAGAAAGCAGCTGGCAGAACTTTTGCAATATCTTTATCAAGAATTGAATATGACAATTATTTTAATCTCACACCGCATGGAAGAGATTGCTGAATTATCAAGTAGAGTTATTGTGATGCATCAGGGAGAAATTGTAATTGATGATAATCCTATAGAAGTTTTTTCAAAGGAGCAGAAGTTGCATAAACTATCATTGGATTTACCTCAAATCACTGAAATTTTACATCGACTAGATGAAAAAGGTTTGAAAGTAAATAAAAATTTATTTTCCATATCTGAAGCATCAACAGAAATTATCAAAGCATTGAGGAGCAATTAATATGCTAAAAGATATAACAATTGGTCAATATATAGCTCGCGATTCTATTATTCATGCTCTAGATGCTAGGATTAAAATTATAATAACTACACTTTTAATAATTGCTTTATTTACTATTGATACTTTTATGGGATTTGGATTTTTTGCTGCATTTGTTTTAATAGTTGTATTATTATCCAAAATCTCAGTTAAAAAAGTTTTAAGAGGTTTAAAACCAATACTAATTTTAGTTTTGTTTACTTTGTTTATTCATATATTTTTAACTAATGGTGGCCGTGTATTATGGTCCTGGAAGTTTATTTCTATAGAATCTGAAGGAGTATATACCGGTTTTTTTATGGTGAGTAGAATTTTTATTTTAATTTTATTTACTTCTCTTTTAACTTTAACTACTTCTCCGCTGCAGTTAACAGATGGTATCGAATATATTTTATCACCTTTGAAAAAGTTTGGTGTACCAGCAAGTGAGTTATCGATGATGATGACAATCGCCTTGCGTTTTATACCTACTTTATTAGAAGAAGCTGATAAAATTATGAAAGCTCAACAAGCTAGAGGTGCTGATTTTGAATCCGGTAATTTAATTCAGAGAGCTAAAAGTCTAATTCCTTTACTGGTTCCTCTGTTTATAAGTGCTTTTAGAAGAGCAGATGACCTTGCTTTAGCTATGGAATCTAGATGTTATCGAGGTGGAGAGGATCGAACAAGGCTTCATGAGCTAGAATTTAAATATTATGACTTTGTTGCTTTAGTATTGATAGTTATACTTGCAGTTGCTGTGTCATTTTACTAGGTGATATTTAAGATGAGACAAAATTACAAAATTATAGTTGAATATGATGGTAGTAATTATAGCGGCTGGCAGATCCAAAAAAATACTAGCGAGACAATACAGCAAAAACTTGAAAAAGCTTTAGAAGTCATAAATAAAGACAAAGTAATGGTTACAGGTGCAGGAAGAACAGATGCTGGGGTTCATGCGGCTGGTCAGACAGCAAATTTCTTTTTAGATGTTGATATACCTGCAAACAAAGTCCCACTTGCTTTAAATAGTGAGCTACCTGATGATATTATTTGTAAAAAAGCTGAAAAAGTGAATGCTGATTTTCATTCTCGTTACAATGCACGGGGCAAAAAATATAGATATAGAATTTTGAACAGTAATTTTAATTCAGTTTTTGTCCGCAATTTTGTATATAATGTTCATAAAAAACTTGATTTAAAGCTAATGCAGAGAGCTGCCAAGATTTTTGAAGGTTCTCATGATTTTGCTGCACTATGTGCTGCTGGTTCTTCTGTTGAATCGACTGTAAGAAATATTTATTCTTTAGAACTTTATGCAGTAGATAATGGTGAGATTTGGATCGATGTTATTGGAAATGGTTTTTTATATAATATGATAAGAATTTTAGCCGGTACACTAATTGAAACCGGTCTTAAAAAGAGAGCTCTGCCTGAATTAAAAAATATTTTGCAGAGTTGTGATCGAAACAATGCTGGTTTTACTGCTCCGGCTCAGGGTTTAACTTTAATGGAAGTATTTTATGATTAATTTATTTTCGTTTAACTTGACAAAAGCAGAAGATTGTATTAAAATTACTATGAATTATTCTGTTCAACAACAAGCCCCGTTGAGAATTAATTCATGTAATTATAGAGAGTATTTAACTAAGGAGGTATAGTTATGTCAACATATATGGCCAAAAATGAAAATGTAGAATGCAACTGGTATGTAGTTGATGCTGCAGATAAAACTTTAGGAAGACTTGCATCTGAAATTGCTCAGTATATTAGAGGAAAGCATAAGCCTACTTTTACTCCTCATGTAGATATGGGAGATTATGTAGTAGTAGTAAATGCTGAAAAAGTAAAATTAACAGGTAAAAAGTGGGATGACAAGAAACACTACAGTCATACCAATTATCCAGGTGGAATTAACGAAATCACTTATAAGGAACTACGTGATAAAAACCCTGAATTTATTATTGAAAAAGCTGTTAAGGGTATGTTACCACATAATAAATTAGGTAGAAAAATGTTTAAAAAATTAAAAGTATATAGTGGACCTAATCATCCACATCAGGCTCAACAACCAGAAAAATTAGAACTTTAATTTTGAGAGGAGGAATTTAATAGATGGCTTCTGAAGTACAATATAGAGGTACAGGTCGTAGAAAAACTTCTACAGCTCGTGTTCGCCTGCTGCCTGGAGATGGAAAATTTTTAGTAAATGATGTTGAAATCGATAATTATTTTAATAGAAAATCTTTAATTAAAGATATTATGTCACCTTTAGAATTAACTAATACTGATGGAACTTTTGATGTACTGGTAAATGTTAATGGTGGTGGACTTTCAGGTCAAGCTGGAGCAGTTCGTCATGGAATTGCTAGAGCATTACTTGAAGTTGACAAAGATTACCGTGGACCACTTAAGAAAGCTGGTTACTTAACCAGAGACTCCCGTATGGTTGAAAGAAAAAAATACGGCCGCAAAAAAGCGAGAAAAAGTCCACAGTTCTCAAAAAGATAATATTATTTTTGAAATTATTACAGGCAGAGCTCAGGCTCTGCTTTTTTCTTTTTTTATAATCTTAGTATTAGTTAATTATTTTAAAGATAACACTAAAATATCTATCCAGAAAAAATTATTACAATAACTAAGTTCTTTTATTCACCAAGCTATAATTAATAAAATGTATCAGCAAAAAGTAGGTTTAGAGGTGTTTTTTTATCAGTTAATTTGTTGTATAATATAAATGACAGAGGATTTAGTTTAGAATTATTTATTTTATAAACTGAATTATTTAAGCGATTTATATTGATTTTGTTTTTAACTTAAGCTGGAGGTGAAATTTATGGGAGTTAAATGTGCTGCTTTACTGCCTCATCCACCAATTGTTATTGAAGAGATTGGTGGCCCAAAATTAAAGAAGGCAGAAAAAACTGTTCAGGGATTTAAAAAGACTGCTGAAGAAATTGCTGAATTTAAAGATGAAATTGATTTAATTGTTATTATAACACCACACGGACCAGTTTTTCGTTCTACGGCTTCTGTAATTATCAAAGAAGAACTCAAAGGAAATTTTAGTGATTTTGGTTATCCAAAACTTAAATTTAGTGAAAAATCTGACATTGATTTTGCTGAAAAATTAGTCTCAAAAACTAAAGATAAAAAATTATCTTTACAGCCATTAAGGGATAATGATTTGAATAACTATGGTATTGAGCAAGAACTTGATCATGGAATTATGGTTCCACTACATTATTTACAAAAAGCTAATGTTAAATTACCAATTTTACCGATTTCTATAGGTTTTATAGATTATCAAGAGCTATATAAAATTGGTCAAGAAATTGTAAGAACAGCAAAAGAACTTAATTATAAGATTGCTGTTATTGCAAGTGGTGATTTATCACATCGCTTAAAAAAAGGAGCACCTGCAGGTTTCAATCCTGATGCGCATCTTTTTGATGAAAAGTTAATTCAGTATTTTCGAGATAATGATTTTCAATCTATCCTTAACTTTGATCCTGATTTGGTTGAAAAAGCTGGAGAATGCGGTTTAAGGCCAATTGTAACTATGCTGGGGACTATTGCGGAGTTAGATGTGGAAACTAAAGTTAATTCGTATGAGGGGCCTTTTGGAGTCGGCTATGGTACTATTTTTATTAGCAGAAAATAAATTTTATAAAAAACAAAGTGGATTACAAATAATTTGAATTTATTAGTTTCTAAATTTTAGAATAACACAAATGGAGTGATCACAATGAAAGAAGAAAAATTTATTACTGATTTGGCAAGAAAAGCAGTTACAGAATATATTATTAGCGGTAAAGAAGCAGAAATTAATGAAGAGGAACTCCCGGAAATACTAAAGGAAAAAGCTGGTGTATTTGTAACCTTGAAAAAAAATAATAAATTAAGGGGCTGTATGGGAACTTTTAGGCCTGTACAGAAAAATGCTGCTTATGAAATAGTAAATAATGCAATGACTGCTGCTGAAAATGATCCCAGATTTCCAGAAGTAAACAAAGAGGAAATTAATGATATTAAAATTTCAGTTGACATATTATCTGAGCCAGAACAAGTAAGGAATAAAACAGAACTTAATCCTGAAAAATATGGTATTCTAGTGAAAGGCGGACATCAAACTGGATTATTACTCCCAGATTTAGAAGGTATTGAAACAGCTGAAAAGCAGCTGAACATTGCCAAAAGGAAGGCTGGGTTAAAAGAAGATGCTGAGGTAGAAATTTATCGCTTTACAGTAAGTAGGTTTAATGAAAATGACTGATCAACATCTAGCCAAATTTTATCATTTAGCAGAAAATGAGTTAATAGAATGTGATTTATGTCCTCATAATTGTAAAATTTATAATAATAAAACAGGAATCTGTAAAGTTAGAAAAAATATTGATGGTAAATTATATACTTTAAATTATGGTAAAGTGTCTTCTTTAGGGGTTGATCCGATTGAAAAAAAACCCCTTTATCATTTTTATCCTCAGGCAAAGGTGCTTTCTCTTGGTAGTTGGGGTTGTAATATGAGTTGTAATTTTTGTCAAAACTGGCAGATTAGTCAGCAAAAACCTCAATTGAGAGAATTTAATCCAGCAGAGATTGTACAGACCGCTTTAAATAAGAATATTAATTTAATTGCTTACACTTATTCTGAGCCAACAGTATTTTATGAGTATATGCTTGAAATAGCAAAGGCTGCAGCTCAAAAAGATTTAAAGAATATTATGGTTAGTAATGGTTTTATTAATGAAAAACCTTTAAAAAAGCTGATTCCGTTTTTAGATGCAGCTAATATTGATTTAAAAGCATTTAACAATGATTTTTATAATAATTATTGTAATGGAGGTCTAGAAAATGTAAAAAAAACCATAAAAATTCTGGCTAAAGAAATACATCTGGAAGTTACAACTCTAATTGTGACTGATTTAAATGATGACTTATCTGAGCTAAAGGATCTATTTAAATGGCTTGCTAGTGTTAGTAGTGAAATCCCACTTCATTTAAGCAGATATCAACCAGCTTATAAACTCGATAATCAAGCAACAGATTTAGAATTTATGAAAAAAGCTTATCATGAAGCAGAAAAATATTTAAATAATGTTTATTTAGGAAATGCAATAATTGAAAATACAGCAGATACTTTTTGCAGTAATTGCGGAGAAAAATTAATTATGAGAAAAAGTTATAATGTTAAGAATAAACTGGATGGTAATAGATGTCCTAACTGCGGAGAAAAAATTTATGGAGAATTTTTTTAAAAATACAAAAGCAAAAAATCATTATTTGTTTTTTAACAACACAAAATTTATCAAATAATTTTAAATTTTATTATTTTAAAGTGCAGCTTGACAGTTAATATTAGTACTGCTATACTCTATTTAAGCTCGTATAATAATTATAAGACTAATAAGGAGGGCTTAATAATGAGAAACAAAAATGTAAAATGTAATGCTTGTGGAAGTCAGAATTGGTCTGGTGCGCTCTATTGTGAGAAGTGTAGTGGAGATTTATATCATAATCATAATGATGAAAAAATTGCAGCAAAGCTAGAGCAGACAAATAAAATTTTCAAATTGTGGGAATAATTAAATAATAAATAAAAGGTCGGCCTGAGGCCGGCCTTTTTATTTAGGGTGAACCTCTCCACCTAAAATATTTAATTGGAGTTTTATTTTGCAGATTTTTGATAAATAAAGGTAATTTAAATATAGATATATTTGAAACCATAAATAAAAGCTATGTATAAAGTAAGAAAATAACTATAAAAAATTATTGGAGTAAACAAATTATGATCACTAATTATATAAAGATAGTTACTGATAATTACAGATATAAAGATAATTAAAATAAAGGCTGGATTGAATTCTAAAAACAAAAGAGAAGCAAATAAAGCACTAAAAATTACAGCTAAAAAAGAAGGTAAATATAGATCAAATAGTGAAAAAATAACTTTATTGAATAAAAATTGTTCAACACCTGCTGTAAAAAGTAGCACGATAAAAGTAATTACAAGCAGTGGTAGATCACTATAAATTACCTGGAAAAAATTCTCCCCTAATTTAATGGGAAAAAAACTACTGTTAAAACCTAAGTTTAAATTGAGATTAATTAAGAGAACCCCAGCAGTTAAAATAGTAGATATTGTTAATAAAGCTTTAAAATTTATCTTCTCAAATTGAAATTTAAAACCTAAATCTGAAAAGCTAAAATCATAAAGTAGATTAAAATAAATATAGATAATAATTAAAAAAACAAAATGTGAAAGCACATTAATTGCGAAACTTAAAATTTCATTTATATATAATAATGAAGCAAAATCTTTTTCACTAATATAATAACTACTTAAAGTTATAAAGTACCAGCTTACAATAATTATTAAAAAATCTTTATAATTTAGACGTTGGTCAGAGAAAATATTGTTTTTCAAATTATCACCTCCTCTCTAATATTTCTATTAAAAATGGAGGAATCCTTTAAAATTTAATTTTTTTGAATAGATTAATAAAAATAAGCAGGTTTTGGCTAGTCTTTTGCCGAATATTTAAATAAGAGGTGATAAAATTGTCTTGGAAGCTTTTAACAAGTTTATTAGATATATTTATAATTGCATTTATTATTTATTATTTATTGAATATTATTTCAGGAACTAGGGCAGTTCAATTAATTAAAGGTTTGGGCTTAATCTTTGTAGTTGGATTATTTGCTCAACTTTTAGAATTAAATACTGTTAACTGGTTTTTAGATAGTTTTTTAACTATCATTATGGTTGCTTTACCAATTGTTTTTCAACCAGAATTAAGAAGAGCTTTAGAACAAATTGGTAGAGGTGGTTTTCTTAAAGACCAATTCTGGCAGAATTGGGGACCAAAAGAAATTAACGAGATTGTACTTTCTATGTCAGAAATGTCTGAGCAGCAGATAGGTGCTC
Above is a window of Halanaerobium saccharolyticum subsp. saccharolyticum DSM 6643 DNA encoding:
- the amrB gene encoding AmmeMemoRadiSam system protein B; the protein is MGVKCAALLPHPPIVIEEIGGPKLKKAEKTVQGFKKTAEEIAEFKDEIDLIVIITPHGPVFRSTASVIIKEELKGNFSDFGYPKLKFSEKSDIDFAEKLVSKTKDKKLSLQPLRDNDLNNYGIEQELDHGIMVPLHYLQKANVKLPILPISIGFIDYQELYKIGQEIVRTAKELNYKIAVIASGDLSHRLKKGAPAGFNPDAHLFDEKLIQYFRDNDFQSILNFDPDLVEKAGECGLRPIVTMLGTIAELDVETKVNSYEGPFGVGYGTIFISRK
- a CDS encoding energy-coupling factor transporter ATPase, with the protein product MSLIEINGVDFLYKNDNSARPALQNIDLQIEAGDFAVIIGSNGSGKSTLAKLLNVLLTPSTGEIFVDGLNTNNPDNTWKIRQKVGMVFQNPDNQLVASMVEDDVAFGPENLGIPSPEIRKRVDRSLEMVGMSGFQKFAPHKLSGGQKQRVAIAGVIAMEPDCIVLDEPTAMLDPQGRKEVMETVQYLNKEKGITIVHITHFMEEAVDADKVIVMNQGEIIHKGSPKTIFRLVDQLKDINLDIPVAVEVAEYLRQEKINIPDILSIDELVEALC
- the truA gene encoding tRNA pseudouridine(38-40) synthase TruA, giving the protein MRQNYKIIVEYDGSNYSGWQIQKNTSETIQQKLEKALEVINKDKVMVTGAGRTDAGVHAAGQTANFFLDVDIPANKVPLALNSELPDDIICKKAEKVNADFHSRYNARGKKYRYRILNSNFNSVFVRNFVYNVHKKLDLKLMQRAAKIFEGSHDFAALCAAGSSVESTVRNIYSLELYAVDNGEIWIDVIGNGFLYNMIRILAGTLIETGLKKRALPELKNILQSCDRNNAGFTAPAQGLTLMEVFYD
- the rplQ gene encoding 50S ribosomal protein L17, translating into MAKRKLQKRSSHRQAMFRNMATSLFREGRIETTLPKAKELRSYAEKLITTAKTNDLASRRKVMSKIKDKEVVTKLFDEIAPQYSERPGGYTRILKMYPRRGDAAKQAIIELVE
- a CDS encoding energy-coupling factor transporter ATPase — encoded protein: MLIELENVSHIYQDENNVKALKNINLEISKGEFIGIVGHTGSGKSTLVQLFNGLIIPSSGTVKVNGKNITNQKSNLKETRRHVGLVFQYPEHQLFEESVYQDIAFGPKNIGLKKDEIEDRVKEVMGLVGLDYNQFKDRSPFNLSGGQQRKVAIAGVLALKPDVLVLDEPSAGLDPQGRKQLAELLQYLYQELNMTIILISHRMEEIAELSSRVIVMHQGEIVIDDNPIEVFSKEQKLHKLSLDLPQITEILHRLDEKGLKVNKNLFSISEASTEIIKALRSN
- a CDS encoding energy-coupling factor transporter transmembrane component T family protein encodes the protein MLKDITIGQYIARDSIIHALDARIKIIITTLLIIALFTIDTFMGFGFFAAFVLIVVLLSKISVKKVLRGLKPILILVLFTLFIHIFLTNGGRVLWSWKFISIESEGVYTGFFMVSRIFILILFTSLLTLTTSPLQLTDGIEYILSPLKKFGVPASELSMMMTIALRFIPTLLEEADKIMKAQQARGADFESGNLIQRAKSLIPLLVPLFISAFRRADDLALAMESRCYRGGEDRTRLHELEFKYYDFVALVLIVILAVAVSFY
- the rplM gene encoding 50S ribosomal protein L13, whose translation is MSTYMAKNENVECNWYVVDAADKTLGRLASEIAQYIRGKHKPTFTPHVDMGDYVVVVNAEKVKLTGKKWDDKKHYSHTNYPGGINEITYKELRDKNPEFIIEKAVKGMLPHNKLGRKMFKKLKVYSGPNHPHQAQQPEKLEL
- the rpsI gene encoding 30S ribosomal protein S9 — encoded protein: MASEVQYRGTGRRKTSTARVRLLPGDGKFLVNDVEIDNYFNRKSLIKDIMSPLELTNTDGTFDVLVNVNGGGLSGQAGAVRHGIARALLEVDKDYRGPLKKAGYLTRDSRMVERKKYGRKKARKSPQFSKR
- the amrS gene encoding AmmeMemoRadiSam system radical SAM enzyme, with protein sequence MKMTDQHLAKFYHLAENELIECDLCPHNCKIYNNKTGICKVRKNIDGKLYTLNYGKVSSLGVDPIEKKPLYHFYPQAKVLSLGSWGCNMSCNFCQNWQISQQKPQLREFNPAEIVQTALNKNINLIAYTYSEPTVFYEYMLEIAKAAAQKDLKNIMVSNGFINEKPLKKLIPFLDAANIDLKAFNNDFYNNYCNGGLENVKKTIKILAKEIHLEVTTLIVTDLNDDLSELKDLFKWLASVSSEIPLHLSRYQPAYKLDNQATDLEFMKKAYHEAEKYLNNVYLGNAIIENTADTFCSNCGEKLIMRKSYNVKNKLDGNRCPNCGEKIYGEFF
- the amrA gene encoding AmmeMemoRadiSam system protein A: MKEEKFITDLARKAVTEYIISGKEAEINEEELPEILKEKAGVFVTLKKNNKLRGCMGTFRPVQKNAAYEIVNNAMTAAENDPRFPEVNKEEINDIKISVDILSEPEQVRNKTELNPEKYGILVKGGHQTGLLLPDLEGIETAEKQLNIAKRKAGLKEDAEVEIYRFTVSRFNEND